TCCCTGCCCCGGTGCATGCCGGCCAGAGCTGCTCTAGGTAAACGCTGGGGGAAGGCGACGGGGCCGCGAGGATCTCGCGGGCCGCAGAGAATAACCTTGCGGGCCACATGCAGCTCACAGGCTGCGTGtttgagagcccagggctacacCATAGATAGAGGCTTATGAGGCTGCTACTAGAGCtaagcaaataattgatttttttcagttcgGGAGCTGAAccgaaaaataaaataaaaaagtaataaaaaattTGTTTGGTTcaaaccaaaactgattttttcccctagGTTTTTCTTTCTGGAATGAAAAActgaataggaaaaaaaaaacattatgaGTCAAAAAACATCCCCTACATTAAATGAAATGCAaagatataaatatttttgttttgttttgggaacttttacatctttttttaatatacatcACTAAATTTAGAAACAAAgcatcatttcaaaatgaaaagttgcaACACTGCATTTCAAACAATCAAGCAAACCATTtaaactttttttggggggggaaattgGCAGCCAAAACTATTTGCTAATTTGGGATGATTTCACAAATAGTTTCATTGCCCCgaaaaatgcattattttttccaatgaatTTACTGGTCACTGACAAAAATTCACTGTTGTAGTTCCTAGAGTCTCTGCATTCatagagctggccctggagctGAAGGAATCTTGCAGTTTGGTTTGTTTAGATACCCGGCTGCATGTGCTCGAGGCCTATGAATAGCTAAACCAGATGGTGCCATTacatgtgctttaaaaaaaaaaaatagcaaccaCCAGGCAACACTCACAGAGTTTGGTCTAACACGGAGTTGTCCACCCAGGTCCAGTTCTTCTCTGCAGATGGAACACTGAGCCCAAGCCAGACGTGATATTTGCCCTGTGTGACGTTCTGTATGAACTCCTGTGGGGTGAAGACAGAGGGTGAGGACAACCTGCCAGAGCTCTAGGGTTCTTGGCTTCAGCCAGCAAACTGGACAGACTGTTCTCAAAACAGGCACTTGAGTATTTAGGCCTCATCTACATTAGAATTTCTTTTGTAGTTATGATGTCCCAGCATTTCTACCATCTGTGTAGCAGCAGTAGTGAGCATGCTCATGTAAatagtgtgatggggcaaggccagatggctacagtaaagtactgaggaacaggtctgttagccccaggctaaacacatccctggtaccatggtaaccaaatggcagttgctccaggttaatcaagatacctggggccaattaagatccttctagaaggcagtggagctaGCTAGagtgattgggacacctgaagccaatcaagggctggctggatctagttaaaagcctcccagttagtcagtgaggtgtgtgtgaggagctgggagcaagaggtgcaaggagctgagagtgagagggtgtgctgctgttggaggactgaggagtacaagcgttatcagacaccaggaggaagatcctgtggtgaggataaataaggtgtttggaggaggccatggggaagtatcccagggagttgtagctgtcgcgcaactgTTCCAGGAGGccctatagacagctgcgatccacaggaccctgggctggaacctgagtAGAGGGTGCACCCAGGTtcctcccaaacctcccaactcctgatcagacacagggggagttgacccagactgtgggttccaccagaggggaagatcactgaggcgagtacatctgccaataagtgcaggacccaccaaggtagaggaggaactttgtcacaataggtttcagagtggtagctgtgttagtctgtatcagcaaaaagaatgaggagtccttgtggcaccttagagactaacaaatgtatttgggcatgagcttttgtgggctaaaacccacttcattggatgcatggagtggaaaatacagtaagaagattttatatatatatatatatatatatatatatatatatatatatatatatatatatatatatacagacagagaacatgaaaaaaatgggtgttgccatactcaTTACAGTTGGTatagcaacacccattttttcatgttctctgtgtatatatattttcctactgtatctCCCACTGCAtgtatccaatgaagtgggttttagctcaggaaagcttatgcccaaacaaatttgttagtctctaaggtgccacaagaactccttatttatttttgctaatGTAAATGGGGCTCAGGGCCAGATGACATAGGGTGGGAATGGTAAGTGTCATGGGGAATTAGGAGCAGAAGTGACAGTCACTTGTCACCCGAGTGACAGGGACTTATGCTTCTAGCTCTCTtttgtgcttctgaaaatcacacCCAGAGCAGTTAATATACTTCTCTGCCTCTCGCCCTGCTGTTCCCCGTGCTTGGATCCTGATGGGGAGGGGGCATCCATCAGCATGAGGCAAGTCGGAGGAATAAGCAGAGGCAGTGGGGACAGACGGAGTTGGGGCTCTCCTGGCTCTCCCATCCCACCGTTGAGGATGGGGAGCAAAGCGTGTGGGAGCTATGCCATCCGTTATGCTGCATTAGCATCCTCAGTAAGAAATCTCCTTCACCTCTTGCACATCTGGTACCATGTAACCAGTGACCCCTCCAGCAGAAGTCTAGGACCCTCTGTTTTTACTTTACCATCTCCTCCTGGTCCTGGATCACTAGCTTTCGAGAGCTCTTCGCTGAGCAGTCAGCACGGCTCTCGGTCCAGTTTTTGCTGTCTTTGGAAAACCAGTAACACTTTCCCCTGCGTGGCAGCCAGTCCATGGGGCAGAGTTTGCAGCCGGAGCCGTCTGGAGAGAGATGTGGCGAGACACAGCATTAATGATCCTTAGCCCCAGGGAACGTGTGTGCTTATAACAGCTCAGAGAGGGTACAAATCTCACTGAGTTAGGCTCCGGCTGGGATCACCGATAGTGCCTTTCTCAATATTTAACAATGAGAGCTGGGCAGAACATTTTCCTCAAAACCGTTTTCTAGCAGAAAAGCTGCTTCAACAAAATGTTCTCATGAAACCGTGTCAAGTTTGACACATATTCTCACAGAAAAAAGTTCCAGAATAACAAGTTTTTTTATTGTGGAAAATATTCAGCTCCGAACAGTGCGAaatttcactttgaattttattttatggaTTCTTATTTTTATAGGATTGGTATTATTTTGTACATTGTTTCATGCCGTGTCATAATATGTTGAAATATTCTGTGATTttattgtaatttaattttataatTCATTACGGGCAGCTGCTACTTTGTGCTGATCAAAAACACTGTTGATAaactgcagagggttcagagaagagtcacgagAATGATTGGAGTATTAGAAAACCTACTGAACAGCGATAGACTCAAAGCGCTAGAGctatttagctgaacaaagagaaggttaaggggtgagttgatcacagtctgtaatttTCTgtgtgggaaacaaatatttcataacGGGCTCTTTGATCTAGCAGAGAAATATAATGTGATGGaacttgaagctagacaaattcagattagaaataagatgtacatttttaccagtgagggtaattaactagtggaaccatttaccaagggtcatggtggattttccatcactgaccacttttaaattaagatgggatgtttttccgAAAGATGTGCTCTGGGAATTAATTTGGGcagctctctggcctgtgtccTACAGGCGGTCAGACTAGCTCAGCGGTTCTccaacttcattgcactgcgacccccttgtGATAACAAATGTTCCTACATGACCCCAGGggtgggaccaaagcctgagccctcccaagcctccccaccccagggggtgggggtgcaaagCCTGAGACCCGTCACCCAGGGCTGAAATATTCAGGCTTCGGCCCCAGGCTGTGGGGTttgggcttcggccctgggccccagcgagtctaacgcccgccctggtgaccccattacaaTGGGGTCGCGACCACTTCGGggttctgacccccagtttgagaaccactggactagatgatgacaatggtcccttctggccttggaatctacgagTCTATGCTTGAAACTTCTGGTCGTCTTTTCTTTTCGAGATCAGCGCGTCTCCGGTTTGTGCTGTAATGAAACAGTCTGGCACTTTGTGTCAAACTCTTTTCATTGCAGGGCAAGGAGGAGACACTTTGATCTCAGTCTCAAACTGTTTCATTGTTTAATTATGACACAAAGTGgcacagtttcaacaggagagatttccCCTACACGACTCAATAGCCCAGGGTTGGGGGCACTGGGTGCGATTCCCCAGGTCCAGATCAAGCAGAATTCTGGGTTTCCCACGTCCGGGCAGAGGGCTGTAGCTAGTGGGTATAACAGACGCGCTACCAGCCAAAATCCTGCTGTGTGCAGCTCCAGATGTCCTTGAtgttaggcacctacagggttaagtggcagctgggggtgggtgttgAGGATCCCAGCAGTATCGAAATGTTGGACTTAGGCTCCTCAAGTGGCAGTTAATcatctaagtccctttgtggatctagccccagGGTCCTCACTCAGCGTCACCCACTGTCACTATCGCTGCATCCTCGAGCGTCACCCAGAACCACCCAGGCATTGTCAGCAGGGCTGCCGAGAGCAGGTTTGGGCCCCGGTGAAATTTTTTtgggggccccccagcaagggcagactaGCTAAAcaagggggggggaagctggggaggCCGGGCCCTGGGCATCCTTCTGGGCCCCGGTGGTTTGTACCAGCTTCCCACCCCTCCCGTCGGCCCTGATTGTCAGCCACTGACATCAGCCAGAACTAGCTCTGCACACTCCGCCTCAGCCATACCCAGCTACCTCCGCGCTGCCCCTGATCTCCGCTCCTCCCGCAGACTGGAGCAAAACCTGCATGACGCCCTCGGCCTGACAAAGCAGAGCCACCTGCTTCCCAACGCACGGGCCGTGTAACAGGCAGACGTGCTGCTGGTGTTACAAGAGAGCGTCTGAGGTCACTGCTCAGGTTTCTGTGTGGGAGTTGGGTGAAGCTGGGATGCCTAGTGCTTTCTGGTATCCATTGGAGGTGGGGGTGAAGGCCTTAGAGACCACTGGAGTGTGTTACTGACAGTGCTGTAGGAACATGGCTGTGCCTTTGGCGGGGAAGGCTATGGGGTACCCTGATTGAAATCTGAACCATCACTAAACACGGTCTTTGTTGGAGGTCATTATACTAGTATCTTAGACCAACCTGTCCTGCTCCCTAGAGCTGGGTGAGGGGAGAGGAAATTCAGCAAATAGTAAATTTGCCAAATAACGCATTTTTTGCACTCAGGCTATTCACAATTTTGGGTTGAATTCCACAAATCGTTTTGGccccaacacttttttttttttttttttttttggaaaaagacAAAATGGTTCATTTCAGCCATATCAAAATGTGTCATTTCAACCTCTCGATTTGAAACTGTATTTCAACTTCCAGTCTGGCtagtataaaataaataaattttaaaagggcaaaatacccctgaaaaatgaaaaaagttttcCCCCCCCTCTGTCCCTTTAGCCccttttttttggttcagtgccTGAACTCATAAATCAATTATTCGCTCAGCAATCCTGCTCACCCTGACAATTTCCCTGACTGACCACTGGGGGTCACTGTGCCCCACAATCCCCACTGAGAGGTGTCTGCCATTGGTGCTAGTTGGCCAGCAAACATTGTCCAAATTAGATCACAAAACTATTTGCTTGTCTGTCCGTAGCCAGcacttctccccttcccctgatgCCACCAGACTGGGAATTCAGGCACCCAGTGTCTGCCCTACCTCCAGCCACTGCTGAGGAGGCTTGGAAAGAAATTTCCTTCCTCTGAGCCCAGTTGGATGGGGGAGGTCGGATATGGCCGTGTCTCCTACCCCTGGCCAGTGCTTTCTCTGATGACCTGGCCTCTGCTGGGATCTGGTGACAGATGCTAATATCCATGTTTCTGCTCCACCTCCCTGATCCACCTCTGGCCTCCCTCCTGTTGGTGGGGATGGGGAAAGATGCCCCAGGCTCATCTTCTGCTGGTCTGAGGCTGGAGGAAGGAGACTCTCTCAGCAGCACCACTACTCACAGCTCCCTGCGCTGAGCACGACCAGGTAAACCTAaaccgtccctgacaggtgtttgtccaacctgatcttaaacacctccagtgatggggattccagaacctcccctggaagcctgttccagagctcaaTTACCCTCTGAGTTAGAACGTTCTTCCCAATAtttaacctgaatctcccttcctgcagatgAAGCCCGTTAGTTCTCGTCTTGccttcagtggccatggagaacaactgatccccTGTTATCTTTATAACAGCCCGTAACGTATTTGTTATCCTTGGAGGAAATATGGGAGAAGATCCCTTTCTTGCATCTCCCTTCCCCCGGTCTCACTGAGAGAAAATCTCCAGGGCCCCCTGAGaactgggatgggaggaggagagaggctaGCAGGCTGGCCTGCCCATGGCCTGCCTCCTTCAAACAGGCCCCCCTCCGCCTGCGCGGTGCATGGAACATGCCGAGGGGCTTAGGGCCACAGTGAGTTGTGGTTACCTgctgaggggctctgggctgagtgaCACAGACTCTGCTTCAGGCGAGACACCAAGTCCTCCAGGCTCCTGTTGCATTCTCTGCCGGGGGAGTGTCTCTGAGCGACACCGCTGCTCTCAGGGACCGATGAGACTGTGCCGGTGTCCGTCTGCAGGGATCGGCCCTGGAAAACTTCCAAGCAGCAGCCAGCTGAGTGGTTGTTACTGTTGCTGTTATGGCCACAGGAGCTCGGGTTGTGCACTTTAGGGGTCACTGATGTATGAGGTCCCTGGGGTCCCAGGGATTTTTCGAGGTCCCTTATGCTGCACAGCAGCTCCCCCTAAGGAGGACTAATGGCCAGGGCACCTGTCCAGACCATGCAGTCCTAGGGGAGTGGCTTGGACTATGGGGGTTTCCCCAGGGCCgaggcaggaacagggtgagAGTGCAAGAGACACAGAGGATACTGGCTTCTTGGTGACCGGCACTGGGCCTTCTGCAAGGGGGCGTTGCCAGGGAGCAGTTTATGACCAGGAACCAAGAtatcatctatctatccccaagcacacaccctccctccctccctccctctccatccATCTATCATCTATCCTCTTAAcactggcctccagtttgtagtgtgtggtatcactttctatttaagcaagaatGATGCAACAACCATGTTTGGTCACATAAACTGAGTTGTGTGtgtccagcattcttaacagcctcattaagttcttctaaaattggctttgacagtgactggcttataaggctttctgcatgtcgaTGCAGTCCAGAGGATTGGTGTTTTTGCAGCCTTTTTATATAGGTTGTCAATATTGGCTTAGCTCAGcagtctggcaaaccaagctcctccactt
The sequence above is a segment of the Mauremys mutica isolate MM-2020 ecotype Southern chromosome 12, ASM2049712v1, whole genome shotgun sequence genome. Coding sequences within it:
- the LOC123345371 gene encoding killer cell lectin-like receptor subfamily F member 1, with the protein product MEDEEGYTVLNLRRQEKTTTRPSSGRIQDSPLSSQCYKRMLGILGAVCIILTLAVIILTVLVFQGRSLQTDTGTVSSVPESSGVAQRHSPGRECNRSLEDLVSRLKQSLCHSAQSPSADGSGCKLCPMDWLPRRGKCYWFSKDSKNWTESRADCSAKSSRKLVIQDQEEMEFIQNVTQGKYHVWLGLSVPSAEKNWTWVDNSVLDQTLFPVTGPTDVNSCGLIKGNRIHSETCSAEFKWICQKEAVLL